The Pedobacter mucosus genome window below encodes:
- a CDS encoding DUF2256 domain-containing protein, with the protein MEKVKKQHLPSKICLVCQKPFTWRKKWEKNWDDVKFCSDRCRSNKSIIKEKS; encoded by the coding sequence ATGGAAAAAGTAAAGAAACAACACCTCCCAAGTAAAATTTGTTTAGTATGTCAAAAGCCATTTACCTGGCGAAAAAAATGGGAAAAGAATTGGGATGATGTTAAGTTTTGTAGTGATCGTTGTAGATCAAATAAATCGATCATTAAAGAAAAATCCTGA
- a CDS encoding S41 family peptidase: MRNNKLSYLIVLSFLVLSVASSCKKNTATPDPVVPVTTTAASGTRDELTKDSIYLYGKELYYWNTSLPTYDVFKPRSFSTNDAELYALTQYSLDPSTGKPYEFVNGSTSPKYSFFDNTITTGKKSVLKADLNGTANDYGFSVNYNATNDVRVKYVYENSPAATQGLTRGCRITSVNGRTNLTYNTTNIAYLNDAIFGSNASVSLTFTDLNGVSKSVVVTSGTYTENPIFFTKVYTVGTKKVGYIVFNSFTNNVSTALSSIFAGFATQGVTELIVDLRYNGGGFVSTATQLINLSAPASQTGNTMFTYYYNSYLQGLNSAQRKASVLTHQPLLDDAGKVQAFTSGVNGKYATYADLDYTVSSSDNIEKFAKSGSLNLSRIYFIVTGSTASASELTINSLRPVMDVKLIGETTYGKPVGFFPIRIDKVDMYIPEFETKNQAGVGGYYSGLTVDKEAFEDLSKVWGDETETLLSYALLYSKNGNFVTPAAKTGSLSANTTTMPNKLSSVERQSVALSLDQNNFSGMVKIPHKKF; this comes from the coding sequence ATGAGAAATAACAAGCTTTCTTACCTAATAGTTCTATCATTTTTAGTTTTAAGTGTAGCTTCTTCATGTAAAAAAAATACGGCTACACCAGATCCGGTTGTTCCGGTAACTACTACAGCTGCTAGCGGAACGAGGGATGAGTTGACAAAAGATTCGATTTATTTATATGGAAAAGAATTGTATTACTGGAATACTTCTTTACCAACATATGATGTTTTTAAACCCAGAAGTTTTAGCACTAATGATGCAGAATTGTATGCGTTAACGCAGTATTCACTAGATCCATCGACAGGAAAACCATACGAATTTGTGAACGGATCTACCAGTCCAAAATATTCTTTTTTTGATAATACCATTACTACAGGTAAAAAAAGTGTTTTGAAAGCCGATTTAAACGGAACTGCAAATGATTATGGTTTTTCAGTTAATTATAATGCAACTAACGATGTGCGTGTAAAGTATGTGTACGAAAACTCACCTGCTGCTACGCAAGGTTTAACACGCGGTTGCCGAATAACCAGTGTTAATGGCAGGACTAATTTAACGTATAATACTACTAATATTGCCTACCTGAATGATGCTATTTTCGGAAGTAATGCAAGCGTTTCTTTAACGTTTACAGATTTAAATGGAGTTTCTAAAAGTGTAGTGGTAACCAGTGGAACTTATACTGAAAATCCAATATTTTTTACGAAAGTATATACAGTAGGAACAAAAAAAGTTGGATATATCGTATTTAATAGCTTCACAAACAACGTTTCTACAGCACTGAGTAGCATTTTCGCTGGCTTTGCTACGCAAGGAGTAACAGAACTTATTGTTGATTTGCGTTACAATGGTGGTGGTTTTGTTTCAACGGCTACTCAACTTATTAACCTTTCTGCACCTGCAAGTCAAACAGGAAACACCATGTTCACTTATTATTACAATAGCTATCTTCAAGGTTTAAATAGTGCACAAAGAAAAGCTTCTGTTTTAACCCATCAACCATTATTAGATGATGCCGGAAAGGTCCAAGCTTTTACTTCGGGGGTTAACGGGAAATATGCAACATATGCAGATCTAGATTATACTGTTTCATCATCTGATAATATCGAGAAATTTGCCAAATCTGGTTCTCTAAATTTAAGCCGGATTTATTTTATAGTTACTGGTTCGACAGCATCTGCAAGTGAATTAACAATTAATAGTTTAAGGCCTGTGATGGATGTAAAACTAATCGGCGAAACTACTTACGGTAAACCTGTTGGCTTTTTTCCGATTAGAATTGATAAGGTGGACATGTACATTCCAGAATTTGAAACGAAAAACCAAGCCGGAGTTGGCGGTTATTATAGTGGTTTAACAGTCGATAAAGAAGCTTTTGAAGATCTATCTAAAGTTTGGGGCGATGAAACTGAAACCTTACTCAGTTATGCACTACTTTATTCAAAAAATGGAAATTTCGTAACACCAGCAGCTAAAACAGGATCTTTAAGCGCTAATACGACTACCATGCCAAACAAACTCTCATCAGTAGAAAGGCAATCTGTGGCTTTAAGTTTAGATCAAAATAATTTCAGTGGAATGGTTAAAATTCCACATAAGAAATTTTAA
- a CDS encoding helix-turn-helix domain-containing protein yields the protein MSLAEISNLEKSIIYIRNLNNCPPSYLNDPSRKEFFEIVWLKNEVPLHDLKNDDFETKGDWIYLIPPYRVHQLNKAGKNGELISFKRSVLEGEEKEFLLDLFKIFNVQGEFSCLRLSKETATELASIYKLIEDEYQKAGNNFVLTKALLKVFLLKLIQVKEHEFTSQDVNQKRVYEFLMLLESNYQQVRNTDFYAGKIGISSKRLNQILKEKLDKTGMQIIHDRIILEAKRKIIHSESTIKEIAYELGFSDRPYFSRFFKKQTQQTPEGFQKQARNHIESKFNTLI from the coding sequence ATGAGTTTAGCAGAAATATCCAATCTAGAAAAATCAATTATTTATATCCGAAATCTTAATAATTGTCCGCCGAGTTATTTGAACGACCCAAGTAGGAAGGAGTTTTTTGAAATTGTTTGGCTTAAAAATGAGGTGCCATTGCATGATTTAAAAAATGATGACTTTGAAACTAAAGGAGACTGGATTTATTTAATTCCGCCCTATCGAGTTCATCAATTAAATAAAGCAGGAAAAAATGGTGAACTCATTTCTTTCAAAAGATCTGTTTTAGAAGGAGAAGAAAAGGAATTCTTATTAGATTTATTTAAAATTTTTAATGTTCAGGGAGAATTTTCATGTTTGCGATTGAGTAAGGAAACGGCAACAGAACTGGCCAGCATCTACAAACTGATAGAAGATGAATATCAAAAAGCTGGAAATAATTTTGTGCTCACAAAGGCTTTATTAAAGGTTTTCTTATTGAAATTAATTCAGGTAAAAGAACACGAATTTACGAGTCAGGATGTGAACCAAAAAAGGGTATATGAATTTTTAATGTTATTAGAAAGCAACTATCAACAAGTAAGAAACACTGATTTTTATGCTGGAAAAATCGGCATTAGCTCGAAACGTTTAAATCAAATCTTAAAAGAAAAGCTTGATAAAACCGGGATGCAAATTATCCACGATCGGATTATCCTGGAGGCAAAAAGAAAAATTATTCACAGTGAAAGCACGATTAAAGAAATAGCTTATGAGCTTGGTTTTTCGGACCGACCATATTTTAGCCGCTTTTTTAAAAAGCAAACACAACAAACCCCAGAAGGATTTCAAAAACAAGCTAGAAATCACATCGAATCTAAATTTAATACCCTCATCTAA
- the hxlB gene encoding 6-phospho-3-hexuloisomerase — protein MDLELLLKDVENDKSIMDTLDNQQLVWDLQKNLDQVINENAQLLKSLDLEQLIPFIYHIQQAKRIFITAAGRSGFAMRSAAMRLMHLGLTVYYVGDTTTPAIEEGDLLIAASGSGTTSTIVKAAEKAVLVGAKVVALTTSANAALGKLATHIVFIPAAEKEDHSKEISNQYAGSLFEQFLLLLTDAIFQSLWKLSEKPAEELWKKHSNLE, from the coding sequence ATGGACTTGGAACTATTATTAAAAGACGTAGAAAACGATAAATCGATTATGGATACATTGGATAATCAACAATTGGTTTGGGATTTACAAAAAAATCTGGATCAGGTAATTAATGAAAATGCTCAATTACTAAAAAGTTTAGATCTTGAGCAACTCATTCCTTTTATATATCATATACAGCAGGCTAAACGAATTTTTATTACAGCAGCGGGGCGTTCTGGTTTTGCAATGCGATCTGCTGCCATGCGTTTAATGCATCTTGGTTTAACGGTTTATTATGTGGGAGACACCACGACTCCAGCAATAGAAGAAGGAGACTTGTTAATAGCAGCATCAGGATCTGGAACAACAAGTACCATAGTAAAAGCGGCAGAAAAAGCGGTTTTAGTAGGCGCAAAGGTTGTTGCTTTAACAACAAGTGCTAATGCTGCTTTAGGCAAATTAGCAACTCATATCGTTTTTATTCCAGCTGCAGAGAAAGAAGATCATAGTAAAGAAATATCAAATCAGTATGCAGGCAGTTTGTTCGAACAATTTTTGCTTTTACTTACCGATGCCATTTTCCAATCGCTTTGGAAATTAAGCGAAAAGCCTGCAGAAGAGTTGTGGAAAAAACATTCAAACTTAGAATAA
- the hxlA gene encoding 3-hexulose-6-phosphate synthase, giving the protein MAKLQVAIDLLTTEEALALAAKVAPYVDIIELGTPLIKNMGSAVITAMKNAHPDKLVFADLKTADAGELEADIAFKAGADLVTVMGAAGNATIIGAVKAAKAHNKGVVVDTIGYPDRVKRAQEVTELGVEFVELHAGLDEQWTAGYSIQVLIDEAAKVGVPVSVAGGVNLENVTAVVKAGAIVVVAGAAIYGAEDPAEAAKALREAIDAAKN; this is encoded by the coding sequence ATGGCAAAATTACAAGTAGCAATAGATTTATTAACTACAGAAGAGGCTTTAGCACTTGCAGCAAAAGTTGCTCCATACGTAGACATTATAGAATTAGGAACACCCCTTATTAAAAATATGGGTTCAGCAGTAATTACTGCAATGAAAAATGCACATCCTGATAAATTGGTTTTTGCAGATTTAAAAACTGCTGATGCAGGAGAATTAGAAGCAGATATCGCTTTCAAAGCTGGTGCAGATTTAGTTACAGTAATGGGCGCAGCAGGAAATGCAACAATTATTGGAGCAGTAAAGGCGGCAAAAGCACACAATAAAGGTGTTGTTGTTGATACAATCGGTTATCCTGATCGCGTTAAAAGAGCGCAAGAAGTTACTGAGTTGGGTGTAGAATTTGTAGAATTACATGCAGGTTTGGATGAACAATGGACAGCAGGTTATTCAATTCAAGTATTAATTGATGAAGCAGCGAAAGTTGGCGTTCCAGTTTCAGTTGCTGGTGGAGTAAACCTTGAAAATGTAACAGCGGTAGTTAAAGCTGGGGCAATTGTAGTGGTTGCAGGTGCAGCAATTTATGGTGCTGAAGATCCAGCTGAGGCAGCAAAGGCGCTTCGTGAAGCAATTGATGCAGCAAAAAATTAA